A DNA window from Zingiber officinale cultivar Zhangliang chromosome 3A, Zo_v1.1, whole genome shotgun sequence contains the following coding sequences:
- the LOC122051897 gene encoding SCF E3 ubiquitin ligase complex F-box protein grrA-like produces MERLGDDELTLVLRGLDQQRDRKSCARVCRQWRRIEALTRTSLRVIDPFSLPQFLPRFPNLTALRTDTPISDAHLHLIARSCPDLRSLIFNVRRSLTDLPEKPQSDDLTDTGLGALALGCQKLQHIALRNRRGVGDSGVVDLVKRASDLSDIDLAWCSKVSDRAVAEIGNLTSLFVLCLRGCFLVTDIGLTHLANRPSSRTLTALDLSECDRITDAGVCELKMLPCLEKLSLADCGPKVTDVGGSAIASIDALRSLDLSWLINLSDATLFELSRKCKKLEELNVTGCELITGAGVLAFSNHAYMKNLVLASCYGVSMEDVVQTVRASPLLRYVGLDKSLRGWMSTTVQENIGPSYEIYWL; encoded by the coding sequence ATGGAGCGGCTCGGCGACGACGAGTTGACGCTGGTGCTGCGGGGCCTCGACCAGCAGCGCGACCGTAAGTCCTGTGCCAGAGTCTGCCGGCAATGGCGTCGGATCGAAGCCCTCACCCGCACTTCCCTCCGCGTCATCGACCCCTTCTCCCTCCCGCAATTCCTCCCCCGCTTCCCTAACCTCACCGCCCTCCGGACCGACACCCCCATCTCCGATGCCCATCTCCACCTCATCGCACGCTCCTGCCCCGATCTCCGTTCCCTAATCTTCAACGTCCGCCGTAGCCTGACCGACCTCCCAGAGAAACCCCAATCGGACGATCTCACTGACACCGGCCTGGGCGCCCTAGCCCTAGGCTGCCAGAAGCTGCAACACATCGCTTTGAGGAATCGGCGCGGAGTCGGAGACTCCGGAGTCGTGGATCTGGTGAAGCGCGCCAGCGATTTATCCGACATCGATCTGGCTTGGTGCAGCAAGGTCTCGGACAGAGCGGTGGCCGAAATCGGAAACTTGACCTCCTTGTTCGTCCTCTGCCTCCGCGGCTGCTTCTTGGTCACCGACATCGGATTGACTCATCTGGCCAATCGGCCGTCATCGAGGACCCTGACAGCGTTGGACCTCTCCGAATGCGATCGGATCACTGACGCAGGTGTTTGCGAGTTAAAGATGCTGCCTTGTCTGGAAAAACTGAGCCTCGCAGACTGCGGCCCGAAGGTTACAGACGTCGGAGGCTCCGCCATTGCATCAATCGACGCCCTGCGGAGTCTGGACTTGTCCTGGCTGATCAACCTGTCGGATGCCACGCTCTTTGAGCTATCTCGGAAATGCAAGAAGTTGGAGGAGCTCAACGTGACGGGCTGCGAGTTGATTACTGGTGCGGGAGTTCTTGCCTTCTCGAACCACGCTTACATGAAGAACCTTGTCCTGGCTTCTTGCTACGGCGTGTCGATGGAAGATGTGGTGCAGACGGTGAGGGCGAGTCCGTTGCTAAGGTACGTAGGGTTGGACAAATCGCTGAGGGGTTGGATGTCGACCACCGTGCAGGAGAACATTGGTCCTAGCTACGAAATATACTGGCTGTAA